The sequence below is a genomic window from Draconibacterium halophilum.
TAATTTGGGGAGAGCCCGGAACAAATGGGCAACACGCTTTTTATCAGCTGATTCACCAGGGTACAAAACTTATTCCTTGCGACTTTATCGCCTCGGCAATTAACCACAATAAAGTTGGCGACCATCATCCGAAATTACTGGCTAACTTTTTTGCCCAAACCGAAGCCATGATGGTGGGTAAAACCGAAGAGCAGGTTGTTGCCGAGTTAAAAGCTGCAAGTAAATCAGAAACGGAGATTAAAGAATTGACACCGTTTAAAATATTTATGGGTAACATTCCAACCAACTCCATTTTGGTAAAACAATTAACACCTCGTGTTTTGGGATCGTTGATAGCCATGTACGAACACAAAATTTTTGTACAGGGAATTATCTGGAACATTTACAGTTTCGATCAGTGGGGAGTTGAGCTGGGTAAACAACTGGCCAATGCTATTCTGCCGGAATTGAATAATGACAAAAAAGTAACAGGTCACGATGCATCAACCAATGGTTTGATTAATGCCTGGAAAGAAATGAGATAAGAAGATACTCTTCATAATTTTCTAAATGCCATTCGTTTTACGGATGGCATTTTTTTGGATTTTGTTTATTCTTCGAAGTTGAATCGACCTGAATATCGTGAATTGGTAGACGGTTAAAACAGATTTCTCACTGTGTTCGAAATGACAGAAAAATGGAATGAATTTTAACAGAGTTTTTTAGTCAACTCTGCAAACACTTTATGAGGAGGAACTTTATTGTAAAGAATATTGTAAACCGCTTCGCAAATGGGCATGTCAACCTTGTAATGCTGGTTAATTTCGTGAATCGATTTTGTGGCATAATAACCCTCTGCAACCATATTCAATTCAAGTTGAGCTGTTTTTACCGAATAGCCTTTTCCTATCATTGAGCCAAAAGTACGGTTCCGGCTAAATTGCGAGTAGGCTGTTACCATAAGGTCGCCCAGGTAGGCGGGAGCTTTAATGTCACGGTCAATCGGATGAACCTGGTCGACAAAACGTTTTATCTCCTGAATGGCCCGCGAGATGAGTACTGCATGGAAGTTGTCGCCAAAACGCTGGCCGTGAGCAATACCGGCCGCAACAGCTACAACATTTTTTAGTACCGCAGCATATTCGGTCCCCCAAATATCATCCGATGGCGTGGTGTAAATATAATCGCATTCAAGAAGTTGTGTAAATGTAATCGCCTTTTCTTCGGTGGTGCAAGCTACGGTAAGGTACGACAGCTTTTCGCGGGCAACTTCTTCA
It includes:
- a CDS encoding NAD(P)H-dependent glycerol-3-phosphate dehydrogenase; amino-acid sequence: MNIKTNKVGIIGSGSWATALAKILLENVNEINWFFRKKATIETFKQNKHNPRYLHEVEFDTSKINFCEDINCIVSNSDILIIAVPSAFLPSVLADVTDLSGKYILSGVKGIVTEENLLVAEYLQKYFNVDHGRIGVLAGPCHAEEVAREKLSYLTVACTTEEKAITFTQLLECDYIYTTPSDDIWGTEYAAVLKNVVAVAAGIAHGQRFGDNFHAVLISRAIQEIKRFVDQVHPIDRDIKAPAYLGDLMVTAYSQFSRNRTFGSMIGKGYSVKTAQLELNMVAEGYYATKSIHEINQHYKVDMPICEAVYNILYNKVPPHKVFAELTKKLC